In Brevibacterium pigmentatum, the sequence GCCTCGGCGGGTTTGAGGACGCGCTTCATCACGGTCGAGTCAGTCATGGGTGCGTTGCCTTGTAGCGGGCGAGCGCGTCGCCGGAGACTTCGAACGGGTACGGGTCGCGGCCGTTGTCGCGTTCGGCCTGACGGTTGAGCATCTTTGCGTCGAGGTCGTGCATGACCGCGAAGTCTCGGTACGTGTCGCCGCGGTATTCCGCGAGCTCCGTGGTGCTAGTCATCACGCGACTTCCTTCTTCGAGTGTCCCGATGTCTGATCCGATTGACCCGCTGATTTGCCCACTCGGGTCAAAAAAAGATCCTCTACCCCGACCTGCAGAAAATGCGCGATGCGCAGTGCCGGGGTTGTCTCAAGCGTCTTCGCCTCGCCCTTGATGAGTCGAGCCACGTAGCTGTGTGATTTCCAGCCGGCAGCTCTTGCGAGCTCGCGCTGGGAAACGCCCTGGACGATCATGAGTCGAGCCAGCTTCTTGCGGTCTCGAAGCTCCATCCAGATCCCTCCTAGTTGGTAGACCTTTGCTGTAGCCATAACTGTACCTCTCATCGGGTCGAGTGTCCAGTGCGCAAGTCCCAATTTCCCGCGCCCCGCGTGCTCTCGCCCGTCGTGTCCCCGAAACATCTAGACTTTCTGGTGTCCACTCGAATTGCCCAGCCGGTGACCGGGCGTGTTGCCGACCGTCATAAGCCCTAGAAAGATGTGATCCGTGAGCACTGAACTGACCCCGCTCGGCCGACTCATCGCCGGAGCACAGCAGGACCGTCAATGGTCCAACCGCGCCCTTGAGCGACGTGCCGGCGAGCTCGGTTTTGACGGTCTCACGAAGACAACTATCGGCAATTTGAAAACGAAGTCCCCGCAGCAGATCAGCACGGCTACACTCAAGAACCTCGCGATCCTCATCCAGGTTCCAGAGCGCGTCGTAGTCGAAGCAGCGATCCGATCAACGAACCTCGAGTACCCCGAACGCAACACCACCGGGGCCGCCGAGGCGATCGAGAACGACGTGGAGATCTCAGCCAGGGACAAGCGCATTCTTCTTGCCGCGATCACAGCGATGAAGGAAGCAGGTGATGGCGATGGAAAAGCCGCCCCACATACAGACGCCGGCGGGACGCCGGTCACAGGAGAAGACGACGGGCTCGGCGCGTTCGGAGGCCGAGCCCGCGGAGACCTCGACCACGAATCCATTAACGACGGCAGCGGGGACAACGTGCGCCCTATCAAGTCAGATGGAATCGACACTCGCTCCCCAACTACGGGTAGCAAGCAGTCTCGACGGCGCGCTTCGGACGGAAAGTTCGAATCGATCAGAACCACACAGTCAAAAGCGGATGAGGCGTCGATCGACGAGATCATGAAACATGCTGCCTACGAGCCGGGCAATCTCAATGACTCCGGTGATGACGAATGAGGTGGCGGCAACTCGGCAAATCCCTGTTGGAAAGTCGCCTACTCGTCGCTGGCAATACAGTTTGCTCCGGCGTATCAATGGGACTGATGTATGTCAACAGCCTGGCGAAGGCGCCTCCGATTCTCCAGTTCTTCGTGAGTTCGACATGGGTAGTTGTCGCACTTATTGTGCTGGGCCTGAGTGCAGTCTTTTCCCTGACTTCAAACCTCCTTCAGAAGTGGCAACTCCGGCGGGCGTCCCAGCGTGCTCGCAAACATTTCGCCGAGCACCTAATGCCAGCCATTAAAGCGATCGAGGACGTGACAGGATCTCAATCCAAGGAACACGCCCGTAGCCTGAAAGACCGCACCATTGACTTTCTCAAAGACACCATCGACGCCGAAGCTACGCGTGCGTGCTTCTATGATCTCGACTTCATTGAGGGAGAATCCGCAGACGAAGATTCAGACACCAGCGACTCACTTGATGCAGAGCCCAGGCGCGTTCTAACTTGGGACGGCCAGTACAGAGGCAGAACAGATGCGCCCAAGCATAAGCAGTACGTCGAGGATGACGATGACCCAGTGTCCAAGGCCAATTTCGAGGCCCTGGATTCTGGTGAACCTCGACTAGTCTCGAACACGCGAAAGAGTGATCCCGCCGTTGAACGCAATGATAATTATGAGACGTTCTTGAATACTCCTGTCGCTAGCGATGGACAGCCAATCGGCTTATTGACCATCGATGCTTCTCGGCGGGGCACTATCAATCCAGACGATGTTGCAGTAGCTCGTGTCGGTTCTCTGATCTTAGGTATCGCGATAACCCGCCTGAAACGGAAGAACACGAGGGAACGCGGGCCGCACAGGACACGCTAACCCACATGCACTTTTACAAAGTAGCCCTAGGAAATGACCGCAATCATTGTAGACTCAGCGGAACAGGAGGACGCCATGGCTGATGTAAGAGACGTCGCCCAATACATCGTGGAACTCTCAGGACGTCGCATTCCGACAATGAAGCTGCAAAAGCTTCTTTATTTCACCCAGGGATGGAACCTGGCCTGGGAAG encodes:
- a CDS encoding GAF domain-containing protein, whose amino-acid sequence is MYVNSLAKAPPILQFFVSSTWVVVALIVLGLSAVFSLTSNLLQKWQLRRASQRARKHFAEHLMPAIKAIEDVTGSQSKEHARSLKDRTIDFLKDTIDAEATRACFYDLDFIEGESADEDSDTSDSLDAEPRRVLTWDGQYRGRTDAPKHKQYVEDDDDPVSKANFEALDSGEPRLVSNTRKSDPAVERNDNYETFLNTPVASDGQPIGLLTIDASRRGTINPDDVAVARVGSLILGIAITRLKRKNTRERGPHRTR
- a CDS encoding helix-turn-helix transcriptional regulator: MELRDRKKLARLMIVQGVSQRELARAAGWKSHSYVARLIKGEAKTLETTPALRIAHFLQVGVEDLFLTRVGKSAGQSDQTSGHSKKEVA